GTGATGGATAGGTTATGTGAATATATAGTAATGCAGttctttaaaatctttaataAGAACATAAAATACAATTTAGTTATGAAGTTtaccatttttattaaaataggtTTTTGAAAGAGTAGTGAAATCCAGGGGACTTTGGGACGCAGGATTTCTCCTTCTTGGTCCACTGTAGCCAAAACAGGTGCACTCTCAAACTGAGGTTGATCCCATCTCAGTTGGCAAActaacacaaacacacagagaacAGTGCCTTTACCAGCACCCACGCAAGTACCAAATGCGCACACAAATGCACCACCACAGCTGGCCGCATCCTGtccctcctctccagctgaaCAGGACTGAAGCTCCTCAGCAAAACACCTCCCTTCACTCTCGAGCTTTGCAAGCACACCATGTTCACAGATCCCTCAGACATTAGCACAGGCTTTAAGGTCATCTCATACCCAGGTCCAGCCCCCAgacaccctcacactgccccggCTCACATCGTGGCTCCTTCCAGACACTCGTTTCCTCCTGTTCACCAGCTAGCCCAGGTTGAATTGTGCTAGTGagccacacacgcacacagggGTCCCTAAGGCACCTGGCCCCAGACACGTTGGCTAGCCCACAGCTGACCCCACTTCCTCATCCCTCCAGCTGCTGCCCCCAAACCAGCCCCCATGACCCATGGCCCCTTCCCAATTGCAGGTGTCCACACCTCTGATAAcccacgtacacacacacacacacacacacacacacacacacacacacacacacacacacagaaagcaaGGATCCGCTGAAATAATTAGGAAGAGGATGTAATAAAGATAGGACAGACAGGCGTGATATGGTGCAGGGCTCAGTCAGACAGGAGTTCAGACCACCTGCTTGCTTACATGAGACTAGTCCCTTCTATCGCCCCttctattttcccatgcttgttcttCCCTCATCCACCTTGAGCCTTTCCTTTCCATGCTCCTGCCACCTCCCAAATAAATAACCTGTCCCTAGTAACTTACTCCCCCATCAGTCCCAGTTTTGCTACACCCACACCCAAATTGAGTACTGCTGGTACCATTACCTGGGTCATCTCAGGCTCGCACAGCGTGACCGATATGGCACAGTTGGCCTTGCAGGATTTCACtcccctggagaccccaagactCCCTTCAGTTATCTGTGAAGTTTGGCCATCTCTCATGCAGCTCTCCCTTAAGCACTGGCaaaatccctccctccctcccagggGCTATCTTTAACTTCTGCCAGCTTCTCACATTGTTATTTGTTATGCTCAACAATTTCTCAGGGGCTGTTCAGTTAGCTAAACTTCAAGTCAGAGCCTAGACATCTGCTTACATAACTTAGCAAGATTTATTACAAAGatggaaacaaaaataagtgCAGACTCCCTAAATTATCATGGTTTTAATATGTGACAGtttgaaagaaaagtttctgCTTAACAGTTATGATGCAACTATCTACCACAGCCAAATGTCTGGTTCCAGGTTTCATACAGTTCTAAATCCTTTGAGGAAACACTGGGCCGCACAGTTTTGAAGGCACTCTCAAAGTCAAGAAAAGCAATGGGCCGTACTTGGTCTGGCATAATGGTTGCAATATCCATTGACTGGAGACTGCGGATAGGGCCCAGAGAAGCTTCTCGACAGAGCTGTGTCATGTCTGCCCCAGAAAATCCATTAGACTTCTTAACTATGAGTTCAATTTCCTCCTCATTTAAGCAGCAGTGCTCCTTTGACATTAGCCGAGTAACAATCTGCTTCCTAGCTGAAGCTTCTGGAAGGGGAATATACAGTCTCTTTACCAGTCTCCTTCGGGCAGCTTCATCGATTTCTTGGGGACGATTTGTTGCTCCCACTACCAGAATACGATCTTCGGAGCAGGTTGTTGCCCCATCTAACTGGACCAGAAATTCAGTTTTTATTCTTCTCGAGGACTCGTGCTCCCCGTCTCCACGCTGAGACAACAGAGAATCAATTTCATCAATGAAAATAACTGCTGGCTGTTGACATCGTGCCACGGCAAACAATGCACGGACCATCTTTTCCCCCTCACCTACCCATTTGGAGGTCAGGGAAGAAGCACTGATGCTAAAAAACGTAGCTCCAGACTGGCATGCAATGCACTTGCCAATGAGAGTCTTGCCAGTCCCAGGGGGCCCAAAGAGAAGAATTCCTTTAGGAGGACCACGTAACCCAGTAAAGATGTCTGGCCTCAGCATAGGCCAGACCACTATTTCTTTTATCGTAGCTTTAGCAAATTCAACTCCGGCAATGTCATCCCAGTTCACAGGAGGCCCATGGTCCATGATCTCATGCATAATGAGTTCAACCATTTTGGGTTCTATGTTTTTCAGTCGTTCATCTGTAGGAAGTGATggttctgctgctcctcttgtATGAGGTTTACACTGTGCTCCTCCATTTTCATTTCCATCTTGTTTTGGAACTGGAGGAACAAACTTGCCAAATGGACCCCGAGATCTGCCTGCACCCAGTGACTTTTTTACACCTCCATATGACAAGATAGGTGTACGCTGCGGTATGTTTTGAGGTTTCTTTTGTTGATCCACCCACAGCTGTTCTTTTGCAGTTCTAAAACCAGTAACACTGCcctcttcatttctgtttctgttcccCGAAGAACTACTGGTGTCTGTACTAACAGAAGCCTTGCATGAAGCAAGGCTAGAAATCACAATGCTGTTTTCATCAGCCAcattataaaatgcttttcttttcccagaatTTGCAGACCATGCATGTACAGTGGCCTGATTGGAAAGAGACCAATTTTGTCCATCACCAGAGTGACCTGATGCTTTCAGAGCACTGCTACTTGTTACTTCTTTAGTTCCAAATAGTGGAGTTGCCTGGACGCCTGTTTGAATCAGTTCATTGAAGGAAGCAGAAGACGCAGGAAATACATCTGAGGTTTTGGTCACAGGAGGCACACCGCTTTGAAGAGACTTTGAAGATGAGGGATGCTCAAGGAGATCTGGTTCCTGACTTGCATATTTTGATGAGCCAGCACAGAGGTCAGTCTCTCCAGCATTGCTGAAGATGGCTAGTTTTGGGAGACCTGGAGCAGCAGAGGCACTGACCCCTTTATCAGCTAGTACAAAGGCATCTGCTGGTGCCATCTGAGAGCTTTGGAAATTTTTGCCAGCCTGCATCCCCTCTTGCACACACTTTAATTCAAATACATTCTCTGTTGTCAAGGCAGATTGCCACTTGTCACTGTCATTTTGCTGACACTTTGCCAAAgtcaaaatgttttcagcataGTTATTCAAACCAGTCTCTATGTTGTCAGAGTCAATAATTGCAGAGTATTTCTCTGCGTATTTTTTAAACAGGTTGGCAGCACAGACCTGAGAGATCTCAGAGTTTGCCCATGCATACTGAATATGTAGAATTTTGGCACGATATCCATCTGCCTTCTGCCCGGGTGTGCAGGTGCCAGAGGTAATAGTGAAGTAACTTTTCTGCCAGTCGCTCAGGTGCACAGTACTATGGGTGGATTTTTCCATCACTGACACTGAAATGTACACAAAAAACCTGTTGCTAGAAAATAAACTTTACAGCTATTTATCTTGGCTGCTTCTCCCTTTCCTAAATACATATGCATGaaaacataaattattttaattcagagAATTAAGTGTGCAGTAGATTTTTTAAGTCACTTGGACAGTCTGGACACTTtatcagtttcaaaaaaaaaaaaaaagagagagagagagatttgtgGTATAAAGCCATTAAGACTGaggttctcttttctttgttgttcaaaggaaaaaaaaaagtttgcttctaATCGCAGGTCTCCTGGGGAGGAAAGTAGACTGCAAAGAATGGTAACAGATGGCCAAACAAAAATTGACCTTGTTAAATGAAATCAGCAGTGTTTTCACTCTAATTTGAGAGAATACTGCACAGTGCAGCAGCGGACAGATACAGATCGTTGTCAGAATGATGAAATCTATTACAATGACTGCAATAAAAATTGAACAATGAAACTAATAAATAAAACTGTGTGCAAGATCTGTGAGGGGAGGGGAATGCAATGAATAGGCCTGAATTTAGTAaactttcagattaaaaaaatatttagattCATAACAAGCAGTTCAaactatttatttcattttggatCTCCCCAAACCTCTCCATTCTAgattccaaacaaacaaacactttgTGTTTTTAGAGTGGTTTGTGTTTCAGACATAGAAAGCAGAACTTAAATTGTTTTAGCCATTTTTGAGTGTAAGAAATGTGAAAGATAACATTTCACTAGGAAGGGGCATTTACTAGGTTTGAAAATATATGCTCGTATTTTCTACAAAATCCCAAAGAACTCTTTCTCTGCAATGTGGTGATATGCAAAAGTATTTCTGGTAAAGTCAAGAATTAATGATTTCAGAAGAGATACAGGCACATGCAAAATTACGGAACCACTGCCTCAAGAGGGTTTACACAAAGCTCCTAGTACACAGTAATTCCCGTCCTTTGATCTGCCCACAAAAGACATTTGTCTAATACATGACATGACTGAAATACATCGAATTCTAATTTCTCTTTTTCACCTCAacatttggggggatttggggacaaaaaatatttaaaacaaaagctgttaAAGTGCAGGTCCATCTATTCTGCATcccttctgaaaaacaaaggaacagAATATAAGTCAATTCCCAGTCTTCTCTGGAGTCAGCCATAGActatgtatgcatgcatattaATGTAAGGGTGCACAGAATACAAGATTGGAGAGAGATGCGAGGAAACACTGTGGGGgttttcttctctatttcctCTCAGAAAATCTTGGGCCCATGACTGCATCAGTCTACCACAACAGAGAGCATAATCTGAGTATGACAAGAGGGATTACACatgtaacaaaatgaaaataaattatgttgttttaaatttaaacCCAACTTTATAGAGCTGTTTAGAAAAATCAGAACATCTTTTATGATGAATCATGACTTTAAATGCCATACATCCAGAAGTTGCAGCAGCAACTTCTAAAGTATTATAGTCTCATTAAATTGGAGTAATTTCCTTCATAACACTTAAACAGTTTAATGGATAATCACACGCTATATTGCTACTATGGTCCATTTTCATAGTGCATGTATCTGAATGAGGTGCAAGTTCCATCTGCAACTGTGTGACAGGTGAACAAGAGATGGAGAGCTTAGCCCTCTCTAGCACTTCTCTTTACCTCCTCCATACCAAAAAGCAAGAGGTATGAGTTCTCCACTGGTGCAGCCTTTGACAGTGAccccaaaacagcttttttccagATCAAGACCGTCACTAGGTAGCTCTGCTCCCAATACTGGGCCTCTCTTATTATGCACATCACTTTTTTGTAAGCATCAGTTCAAAAACATCTTatgaaacataaaacaaaaggTTCAGAGAAAAGTTGAATATAAGGTGTTTGCTCACATAGGATTTTTCTATCACATTACATCACTTGGAATACAGCATCTCAAGTTAGCCACCATTTCTCAACAGTTTTGTAATCGTTTCCACAGCTCTGAGTGAAAGTCATATTTTGAACTAGGTAGTAAATGGACAGGTACCTAACGGAATTAAACGCTGTCCCTGTAGAATACATGCCCTCAAATTAATAGCCAATTCCAAAACTTACCGATAACCGATTGAATAGACTTATTAACTTACAGCACTCACAAATGAtcagaaaatgaacaaaacatcAAAGAAGGATGTGACAGCACTTTGCCAAGGAACAAATCTATTCCCTTATTATCTACCATTAAGTGGCTCCTGTACCTCATTTATGATTTTAAttggatttttcttcttaaaggtCTTCCAATATCCTATTCTTTCCCTATTGCGGATCCTATTAGTTATCCTAATGTTCGTATTTTTCCTAAGAGATAATCAAATTCATATGTGGATAGTCAGCACTTCTTAAGCTGACGCTGTTCCCAGATTTTGTAGATACCATACTTTAACATAAGTTCCTAAAGCTGGAGGTTAATCAAAGCATTAACAATAACAAGCTTCTGGCACGCACAACTATGCTTCGACCAATTAATTAGAATTGTTCAGGCTCTGCAAACAGAAGGGCACGTAATTACTCAGCAAGCCCTGCGCTGCAGTCGTTACGCTCGCACGTGAACCCACGCTCATGTAGCGCAGCACGAAAAAGCCACACCGCCCGCGGGCAAGCACGTGCGGGAGAAGGCGCACCGCCCCCCAGGCTGGCCTCGCCCTCCACGCACCTCGCCCCGCGGGCCCGCCCGGCACGACCCGAGGTACGCGAACCCCCCCACGCCGCGTGGGGCGTGGGGCGGGGCTACACCCGAAACTACAGCCCCAAAGGCCTGCGGGAGCAACCGCCTGCCAGCACCTCGCTCCTGCACACAAGGGAGagcccagccggggggggggggcacagtcACCGCGGGGGGTTCAACGGACACCAACCGCCTCCCGAGGGCGGGGCTCACCCCAGGGGCCCGGCGCGCGCCCCCGCGAGGcacccgcgcggggggggggccggaacGCGCCAGCGCCAGCCACACCGTCACCCCGACCccgaccccggccccggcccctcccgcccctgcgccgcgcg
This Dromaius novaehollandiae isolate bDroNov1 chromosome 2, bDroNov1.hap1, whole genome shotgun sequence DNA region includes the following protein-coding sequences:
- the FIGNL1 gene encoding fidgetin-like protein 1 isoform X1, which gives rise to MPRRGPAAAAAVSVMEKSTHSTVHLSDWQKSYFTITSGTCTPGQKADGYRAKILHIQYAWANSEISQVCAANLFKKYAEKYSAIIDSDNIETGLNNYAENILTLAKCQQNDSDKWQSALTTENVFELKCVQEGMQAGKNFQSSQMAPADAFVLADKGVSASAAPGLPKLAIFSNAGETDLCAGSSKYASQEPDLLEHPSSSKSLQSGVPPVTKTSDVFPASSASFNELIQTGVQATPLFGTKEVTSSSALKASGHSGDGQNWSLSNQATVHAWSANSGKRKAFYNVADENSIVISSLASCKASVSTDTSSSSGNRNRNEEGSVTGFRTAKEQLWVDQQKKPQNIPQRTPILSYGGVKKSLGAGRSRGPFGKFVPPVPKQDGNENGGAQCKPHTRGAAEPSLPTDERLKNIEPKMVELIMHEIMDHGPPVNWDDIAGVEFAKATIKEIVVWPMLRPDIFTGLRGPPKGILLFGPPGTGKTLIGKCIACQSGATFFSISASSLTSKWVGEGEKMVRALFAVARCQQPAVIFIDEIDSLLSQRGDGEHESSRRIKTEFLVQLDGATTCSEDRILVVGATNRPQEIDEAARRRLVKRLYIPLPEASARKQIVTRLMSKEHCCLNEEEIELIVKKSNGFSGADMTQLCREASLGPIRSLQSMDIATIMPDQVRPIAFLDFESAFKTVRPSVSSKDLELYETWNQTFGCGR
- the FIGNL1 gene encoding fidgetin-like protein 1 isoform X2, which encodes MEKSTHSTVHLSDWQKSYFTITSGTCTPGQKADGYRAKILHIQYAWANSEISQVCAANLFKKYAEKYSAIIDSDNIETGLNNYAENILTLAKCQQNDSDKWQSALTTENVFELKCVQEGMQAGKNFQSSQMAPADAFVLADKGVSASAAPGLPKLAIFSNAGETDLCAGSSKYASQEPDLLEHPSSSKSLQSGVPPVTKTSDVFPASSASFNELIQTGVQATPLFGTKEVTSSSALKASGHSGDGQNWSLSNQATVHAWSANSGKRKAFYNVADENSIVISSLASCKASVSTDTSSSSGNRNRNEEGSVTGFRTAKEQLWVDQQKKPQNIPQRTPILSYGGVKKSLGAGRSRGPFGKFVPPVPKQDGNENGGAQCKPHTRGAAEPSLPTDERLKNIEPKMVELIMHEIMDHGPPVNWDDIAGVEFAKATIKEIVVWPMLRPDIFTGLRGPPKGILLFGPPGTGKTLIGKCIACQSGATFFSISASSLTSKWVGEGEKMVRALFAVARCQQPAVIFIDEIDSLLSQRGDGEHESSRRIKTEFLVQLDGATTCSEDRILVVGATNRPQEIDEAARRRLVKRLYIPLPEASARKQIVTRLMSKEHCCLNEEEIELIVKKSNGFSGADMTQLCREASLGPIRSLQSMDIATIMPDQVRPIAFLDFESAFKTVRPSVSSKDLELYETWNQTFGCGR